The following DNA comes from Deltaproteobacteria bacterium.
GACGAGACGGGACCCGCTGACCAAGAGGACGGTTAGGGTCCTTAACCTCCCCATCAAAAGGCTGGATAAACTTGATGTGGAGGAGTTTCTGGCGAGGATAGGGGATGTAAAGTGCCCTTTTTGCCCCAATTCCTTGGAGGAACTTACCCCTAAGTTTACGGATGATTTCATAAAGGGGGGGAGACTGCGCTTTGGTGAGGTATGTGTACTCCCCAACAGGCTTCCCTTTGATAAATTCTGCGCCGTCGCCGTTCTCACCCAAAGACATTATGTTTCCCTGGCTGATTTTACCGAGAAGCTCCTCTTTAACGGTTTCTCCAGTGCTTGTGTCTTTCTGCGGAGGGTGGTAGAAGTGGATACTGCGGTAAGATTTTTTTCTATCAACTGTAACTACCTCCCCATGTCGGGGGGAAGCGTCATCCATCCCCATCTTCAGATCATCGGGGGTGAGCTGCCCACGAACTATCAATGGGAGATGATCCAAGGTGGGAGGGAATATCAGCAGAGGTGGAAAAAAATTTTTTGGGATGATCTGATCCTTAAGGAAAAAGAGCTGGGGGAGAGATATATAGGGGCCGTCGGCAACACGGTGTGGCTGGCGAGTTATGCCCCTCGAGGGTTTGGGGATATCATGGCTGTTTTCCGCGAACGAAGCTCTATCATCGATCTTTCCGATCAGGATATAAGAGACTTTTCCCAGGGTTTGATCAAGGTCTTTCATTACTTCCATGACTTCAATCACTACAGCTTCAATCTGACCCTCTACTCGGGCGAATATGGTCAGGATGATTCCTTTTGGGTAAACGCCAGAATGGTTACCAGGAGATTCTTACCTCCGGTGGGGGCCAGCGACGTAAGTTACTTCGAAAAGCTCCACGGAGAATCGATAGGATACAAAAAACCGGAGAGGCTATGCGAGGAGATGAGGGGGTATTTCTAAAGGCTTGTTTCTTGTCGGGGCTTACTGCCCTCTGTTTTTTCTTCGCCAGCCTCCCTCCGGGAGCAAAGGGGGGAGAGAAGGTGACCAGCTTACCAAGGCCAGAGTTAAAGGGGAGCCTGTCTTTAGAAGAGGCCCTAACTATCCGCAGGACCGTGAGGTCTTTTACACCTAAGGCACTCACCTTGAGCCAACTCTCCCAACTCCTCTGGGCAGCTTATGGTATCAGCGATGCTCAGCAAGGGAAGAAGACGGCACCCTCTGCCGGGGCCTTATACCCCCTTGATATCTACATAGTGGTGGGAGAGGAGGGAGTAGAAGGGTTGGGAAGTGGGGTGTACCATTATCTGCCCACCCGTCATGTCCTGGAGATCATAGCCTCAGGTGATAGGAGAAAAGAGGTGGCCCATGCCTCTTTGTGGCAGATGTGGATGGCCGAGGCCCCGGTTATGGTGACCATCACCGCCGAGTATAAGAGGACCACCGTGAAGTACAGGGAGCGAGGGGTCAGATATGTGCACATGGAGGTGGGCCATGCAGGTGAGAATCTCTTTCTTCAATGCGTTGCCCTGGGGTTGAGGGCGGGTATAGTAGGGGCCTTCAATGATGATGAAGTGGCCGATGCGTTGGGGGTTCCCCCTCACCATGAACCCCTCCTCATTATACCTGTAGGCCACCCCAGATGATCTCGTCGAGATGAAACTTCTGCTCACAGGTCCACCCGGCATCGGGAAGACCACGGTCGTCCAAAAGGTGCTCAAGGGGGTCTACCTCAAGGCAGGGGGCTTTTTTACTCAAGAGATGAGAAAGGGAGGGAAAAGGGTCGGGTTTTCCCTGAAGACCTTGG
Coding sequences within:
- a CDS encoding SagB/ThcOx family dehydrogenase produces the protein MTSLPRPELKGSLSLEEALTIRRTVRSFTPKALTLSQLSQLLWAAYGISDAQQGKKTAPSAGALYPLDIYIVVGEEGVEGLGSGVYHYLPTRHVLEIIASGDRRKEVAHASLWQMWMAEAPVMVTITAEYKRTTVKYRERGVRYVHMEVGHAGENLFLQCVALGLRAGIVGAFNDDEVADALGVPPHHEPLLIIPVGHPR